One Cricetulus griseus strain 17A/GY chromosome 5, alternate assembly CriGri-PICRH-1.0, whole genome shotgun sequence genomic window carries:
- the LOC100761144 gene encoding alpha-1,3-mannosyl-glycoprotein 4-beta-N-acetylglucosaminyltransferase-like protein MGAT4E: protein MMRWSIRKCFKLSVAIIFLWFFIILEVPEEIEDIQKGQGGLLDTLASLYHASSTSEQKQLTVLVHLAESDSTWLRKTVHHIASLYSSQILTGQLLVIHAPSHTYPTVTDNQKELSQGQIYSKQNIDHAFLMSFATNLSNYFLLIEDNVFCAPNFVTHIRSKVINRIPHTWVLLEFSNMGFLGKLFHSRDLPLLAHFLLLFHKERPLEWLILHFRTLLDQQNVIFCRPFLFYHRLSHLSFENKTLTAQENGPCGPDVLPGVVFTDMRFSGVHSPQEAYTLDESFFWTYNVSTGNYVTMILNHPANLNRVQVQTGSITDGKYILEKGQVELGYQPEGIPPNCTSFTLLGRLVHGQMDQIILESSGYQVSCVKLAVNANQAGGLMIRHVYLWGENA from the exons ATGATGCGATGGTCCATCAGGAAATGCTTCAAACTCTCTGTGGCCATCATATTCCTGTGGTTCTTCATCATCCTGGAAGTACCTGAGGAAATTGAAGATATCCAAAAG GGTCAGGGTGGCCTCTTGGATACCCTGGCTTCCCTGTACCACGCCTCCTCCACATCTGAGCAGAAGCAGTTAACAGTGCTAGTTCACCTGGCAGAGTCTGACTCCACCTGGCTCAGGAAAACTGTTCACCATATTGCAAGCCTCTACAGCTCCCAGATCTTGACAGGGCAATTGCTAGTGATCCATGCCCCATCTCATACCTACCCTACTGTGACAGACAACCAGAAGGAGCTCTCTCAGGGGCAGATCTACTCCAAGCAGAACATAGACCACGCCTTCCTCATGAGCTTTGCCACAAATCTCTCTAATTATTTCCTGTTGATAGAGGACAATGTCTTTTGTGCCCCCAATTTTGTCACCCACATTCGCTCAAAGGTAATCAACAGGATCCCCCACACATGGGTACTCCTCGAGTTCTCTAATATGGGCTTCCTTGGCAAACTTTTCCACAGCAGGGACCTTCCTCTTCTggcccatttcctcctcctcttccacaaggAGCGACCCCTGGAATGGCTGATCCTTCATTTCCGTACCCTCCTGGACCAGCAAAATGTAATCTTCTGTAGACCTTTTCTCTTCTACCACAGGCTATCTCACCTCAGTTTTGAGAACAAGACCTTAACGGCCCAGGAAAATGGTCCTTGTGGTCCTGATGTCCTGCCTGGAGTTGTTTTCACGGACATGAGGTTCTCTGGTGTCCATTCCCCCCAGGAGGCCTACACTCTGGACGAGTCCTTCTTTTGGACTTACAACGTCAGTACAGGCAACTATGTGACAATGATTCTGAACCACCCAGCGAACCTGAACAGAGTGCAAGTACAAACAGGCTCCATCACGGATGGAAAATACATCCTAGAAAAAGGACAGGTGGAGCTAGGCTACCAGCCTGAAGGAATACCCCCAAATTGTACCAGCTTTACCTTGCTGGGACGTCTTGTACATGGGCAGATGGATCAGATCATTCTGGAAAGCTCGGGGTACCAAGTGAGCTGCGTGAAGCTGGCAGTGAATGCTAATCAGGCCGGTGGTCTCATGATCAGGCATGTCTACCTCTGGGGGGAAAATGCCTAG